From Anaerohalosphaera lusitana, one genomic window encodes:
- a CDS encoding DNA-processing protein DprA, giving the protein MNHSEGVENWLRLVRADGVGPKTFIRLRKHFGTVEDVLGASVHQLTKVEGVGPKTANAIRGSIDNFNAGKELELADKLGVTVITIDDARYPMALKETYDPPPVLYVKGEFARSDSLAVAIVGSRGCSIYGKEQAERFAHVLASSGFTIVSGLARGIDTAAHRGALAAGGRTIAVQGCGLGNVFPPENRKLFELICGRASDGNKKTYVGDANGPGGGNGAVISELPLGFEPLSQNFPARNRIIAGLVMGVIVIEAAARSGALITAKQALTNNREVMAVPGRIDSPRSKGSNGLIKEGARLVDSVEDVMETLGYVGEGLKGHVSACETKTKGKVETPLFDAARLNLSDGEKAVLGSFDGEPVHVEEVIRACGRGAGEVNSALISLRLKGLVKQLPGNVFVKK; this is encoded by the coding sequence ATGAATCATTCTGAGGGAGTGGAGAACTGGCTTCGGCTGGTGAGGGCGGACGGGGTTGGGCCTAAGACGTTTATCAGGCTCAGGAAGCATTTTGGGACGGTTGAGGATGTGCTCGGGGCGTCGGTTCATCAGCTCACGAAGGTAGAGGGAGTGGGGCCCAAGACGGCGAATGCAATCAGGGGCAGTATTGATAACTTCAATGCAGGCAAGGAGTTAGAGCTTGCCGATAAGCTGGGCGTGACAGTCATTACGATAGATGATGCGCGGTATCCAATGGCGCTGAAGGAGACTTATGATCCGCCGCCGGTACTGTATGTGAAGGGGGAATTTGCCAGGTCGGACAGCCTGGCGGTGGCGATAGTAGGGTCGCGAGGGTGCAGTATTTACGGAAAGGAGCAGGCGGAGAGATTTGCGCATGTGCTTGCCTCATCAGGATTTACGATCGTCAGCGGTCTGGCTCGCGGGATCGATACGGCAGCGCATCGCGGTGCGCTGGCGGCAGGTGGACGGACTATCGCGGTGCAGGGCTGCGGGCTGGGCAACGTATTTCCGCCGGAGAACAGGAAGCTGTTCGAGCTGATATGCGGGCGCGCAAGTGACGGCAATAAAAAGACTTACGTTGGTGATGCTAATGGTCCGGGCGGGGGAAACGGGGCGGTTATCAGTGAGCTGCCTTTGGGATTTGAGCCTTTGTCGCAGAATTTTCCGGCCCGAAACCGGATAATTGCAGGGCTTGTTATGGGGGTGATCGTGATCGAGGCGGCGGCACGGAGCGGCGCGTTAATCACTGCCAAACAAGCACTTACGAACAATCGGGAGGTGATGGCGGTGCCCGGCAGGATCGATTCACCGAGAAGTAAAGGATCAAACGGGTTGATAAAGGAAGGTGCGCGTCTGGTGGACAGCGTGGAGGATGTGATGGAGACGCTTGGGTATGTGGGCGAGGGGCTGAAAGGTCATGTAAGTGCTTGTGAGACAAAGACTAAGGGCAAGGTGGAGACGCCGCTCTTTGATGCAGCGAGACTGAATCTCAGCGACGGCGAGAAGGCGGTTCTGGGCAGTTTTGACGGTGAGCCGGTGCATGTTGAGGAGGTCATACGGGCGTGCGGACGGGGTGCGGGGGAGGTGAACAGTGCACTTATCTCCTTGCGGTTAAAGGGTTTAGTGAAACAGTTGCCGGGGAATGTTTTCGTGAAGAAATGA
- a CDS encoding right-handed parallel beta-helix repeat-containing protein — MTLTNPADTPLDWQIEYDCPWLRIEPATGTTPADSSSDITLRIAHTGLPADAYTTTAAITTASDQQNIDLTLTVTIPLRVPADYPTIQAAIDAANPNDTVLIAPGTYTGTGNRDIDFKGKPITVKSSHGPEQTIIDCQGTGQYPHRGFTFKGYKFIKQEIYGLKIINGKAPAGSVGRKGGYPGSAIYIENAAPVIKNCILTSNADFPNTIGTIAINNDTIFEPQTIIENCTIAGNGTSGIRAYKAKLKMTDCLLKDNNQWGMFIDTCSLEAARCKFTLNSQDGVYSDGGYTEPLRFDNCQFINNSFTGIRISSTNEVVILNSLVKGNAGGISTSGTSIRPVIFVQNTAIVSNSSSKPGGGISVYNNGSASLFNCLIADNYAPKGGGAYFTHEKKFKIVNCTFAYNRAMQSAGGLHLEYWADVKVLNSIFWGNRNLSDGTLGSQISAADDYYPVYLLIAFSDIQNGKDGIDVVDKLIDWRDNNILADPLFVDTGYYEDGELQDYDFRLTHPMPDDELKLTLTSPCIDAASNLKVPADQFDVDGDGNVTEKISIDLNGKPRLSYLSSAPDSGQGSGAIVDMGAYEAVGAIPGDFNDDEKTDFSDLTDFSGRWMADGRSLWQPLHEWHFNTGSGSVAEDVGSAGGLDAHLANLENSWTPSRDGYALQFDHNEQVVTVPGYYGITGTQARTVTAWIKTETTWKAILGWGGSLQEGGTWLISVHEDGALRLSVKGGRKIGSALLNDGNWHHVTVVLPEMENPNVTDCKFYVDGRPDEPRIVVPCSIDTVSDKELTIGHWNDRSFMGLIDGVSIYNDELSPEAILSLYVNGRAQTCRYLPEDLTGDCKVNFKDLAVFAQSWLMQ, encoded by the coding sequence ATAACCCTCACAAACCCCGCCGACACACCCCTCGACTGGCAGATCGAATACGACTGCCCCTGGCTCCGCATCGAACCCGCGACCGGCACAACACCCGCCGACTCATCCTCAGACATAACCCTCCGGATCGCCCACACCGGCCTCCCCGCAGACGCATACACCACCACAGCAGCCATAACCACCGCCTCCGACCAGCAGAACATCGACCTCACCCTTACCGTAACGATCCCCCTCCGCGTCCCAGCCGACTACCCGACCATCCAGGCCGCAATAGACGCCGCCAACCCAAACGACACCGTCCTGATCGCCCCCGGCACATACACCGGCACAGGCAACCGAGACATAGACTTCAAAGGAAAACCCATAACCGTAAAATCCTCCCACGGCCCCGAACAAACAATAATAGACTGCCAAGGCACCGGGCAGTATCCCCACCGAGGCTTTACTTTCAAAGGGTACAAATTTATAAAGCAGGAAATTTATGGCCTTAAAATAATCAACGGCAAAGCACCGGCTGGCAGTGTTGGTAGAAAAGGCGGCTACCCTGGTTCCGCCATATATATTGAGAACGCTGCCCCTGTCATTAAAAACTGCATTCTGACTTCTAATGCTGATTTTCCAAATACTATAGGAACCATTGCCATCAATAACGATACTATTTTTGAACCGCAAACTATTATTGAAAATTGCACTATCGCAGGTAACGGGACTTCTGGAATCCGGGCTTACAAGGCAAAATTAAAGATGACAGATTGTTTGCTCAAAGACAACAATCAATGGGGTATGTTTATAGACACCTGTTCTCTGGAAGCTGCAAGATGTAAATTTACACTTAATTCACAGGATGGAGTCTATTCCGACGGCGGGTATACGGAGCCCTTAAGATTCGATAACTGTCAATTTATAAATAACTCTTTTACTGGCATTCGTATTAGTAGCACCAATGAGGTTGTAATACTAAATTCCCTGGTAAAAGGCAATGCCGGCGGAATCAGTACGTCAGGAACTTCCATCAGGCCTGTAATTTTTGTGCAAAATACCGCGATAGTCAGCAACTCCTCATCCAAACCTGGTGGTGGGATATCAGTGTACAATAACGGCAGCGCCTCACTTTTCAATTGTCTTATTGCGGATAATTATGCACCAAAGGGGGGAGGTGCATACTTCACCCATGAAAAGAAGTTTAAGATTGTAAATTGCACTTTCGCTTATAATAGAGCCATGCAATCTGCTGGTGGTTTGCACCTTGAATACTGGGCTGATGTGAAGGTCCTCAATTCAATTTTTTGGGGAAATCGAAATTTATCGGATGGCACACTGGGCAGCCAAATTTCGGCGGCAGATGATTACTATCCTGTTTACCTGCTGATTGCTTTCTCTGACATCCAAAATGGTAAGGATGGCATAGATGTTGTAGATAAACTAATCGATTGGCGCGACAATAATATTCTCGCTGATCCTCTTTTTGTTGATACCGGTTATTATGAGGATGGCGAGTTGCAGGACTATGATTTTCGTCTCACTCATCCAATGCCTGACGATGAATTGAAGTTGACTTTGACGAGTCCCTGTATAGATGCGGCTTCAAATTTAAAAGTACCTGCTGACCAGTTTGACGTTGATGGCGATGGCAATGTCACTGAAAAAATATCCATTGACCTTAACGGAAAGCCGAGACTTTCATACCTTTCGTCAGCTCCTGATAGTGGCCAGGGCTCGGGTGCCATTGTAGACATGGGGGCTTATGAAGCCGTAGGAGCCATCCCCGGCGACTTTAATGATGACGAGAAAACAGACTTCAGCGATTTGACCGATTTCTCAGGTAGGTGGATGGCTGATGGTAGATCTTTATGGCAACCGTTACATGAGTGGCATTTTAATACAGGTAGTGGATCTGTTGCTGAGGATGTGGGTTCGGCAGGTGGTCTAGATGCTCATCTGGCGAACCTTGAAAACTCCTGGACTCCATCCAGAGACGGATACGCCCTGCAGTTTGATCACAATGAACAAGTTGTAACAGTTCCGGGTTACTACGGAATTACTGGTACTCAGGCCAGAACCGTAACAGCCTGGATCAAAACTGAAACTACTTGGAAAGCAATTCTGGGCTGGGGCGGTTCGCTTCAAGAGGGAGGAACATGGCTAATCAGCGTCCATGAGGACGGTGCACTGAGGCTATCTGTTAAGGGAGGCAGGAAAATCGGTTCTGCATTATTGAACGATGGTAATTGGCACCATGTTACTGTCGTTCTTCCCGAGATGGAAAACCCAAATGTCACTGACTGTAAATTCTACGTTGATGGTCGTCCCGACGAACCACGGATCGTAGTTCCGTGCTCGATAGATACTGTTTCCGATAAAGAGTTGACCATAGGACATTGGAATGATCGAAGCTTCATGGGCTTAATTGACGGTGTCAGCATCTATAATGACGAGTTGTCCCCCGAAGCTATACTTTCTCTGTATGTCAACGGCAGAGCGCAAACCTGCAGGTATTTGCCTGAAGATCTAACAGGTGACTGCAAAGTAAACTTTAAGGACTTAGCTGTTTTTGCCCAGAGCTGGCTGATGCAGTAA
- a CDS encoding LamG-like jellyroll fold domain-containing protein — MKKSFVILMLFCAVSFSAHAGVVAYDSFDGADGTDVDGSTGGVGWSAGWTDEAGNATQFVFSSPGNTFGALEVGGLKALYLGNGTGGITRYTRPLTSAVTIDGTNPEIWFSALVEIGPDDGQLGRGIGVELRNAGSQVLFLGKWLNKQLGICSSSNDDYINVLSRSTDVWFMVAQLAYDGTDTVATLYVANGDEEGFAIDDLSTYAASGSITISGPITIDGAALHGYHGGTTTNSVDELKIADSFGDIISSATAGSPSPSAGETLVATDVILSWSGPSKYAASSYDVYFGTDPNTQSATYDMTLIGDGITNTSIDPTPTGELANETTYYWQVDAYDGTTLYEGSLWSFTTVPPTVLITDQPEGTTVAAGESVTLSVVAENAESYAWYVTDAAGNETLVTDAAGQVSGATTASLTLTDVQQSDEGLYKCVASNTVPSSEASAEALVMTARLVSEWSFESSLADSVGGWDGVVVDPNTANSDVADVAYGSGLGGGQGLVLNANSGTAGYDDAFVEIAGSEKWFNFYPNGITVSAWVKAAADGNYQNIMSKYDSPAYRGWVMNMSGGGASIFAARSIGPAFGPSVGDDTWHLVVGQYDPVAGEQRIYVDGVLEGSSSGTPQPELPLVPVHIGAEAFDAATGEVNIPFKGTIDEVKIFSSVVDPVTVAYMYTDVTGETICYDGQGLEYDFNGDCVVDLADFAEFAGTWLNCRQIPECIDRP, encoded by the coding sequence ATGAAGAAATCTTTTGTGATCCTGATGTTGTTTTGCGCGGTGAGTTTTTCTGCGCATGCGGGCGTGGTCGCGTATGATTCGTTCGACGGCGCTGACGGAACGGACGTAGACGGCAGTACGGGCGGCGTCGGCTGGTCGGCCGGCTGGACGGATGAGGCTGGGAACGCAACGCAGTTCGTGTTCAGCAGCCCGGGCAATACGTTCGGCGCGCTGGAAGTAGGCGGGCTGAAGGCGCTGTACCTTGGTAACGGAACAGGCGGTATTACAAGGTATACACGTCCCTTGACCAGTGCTGTGACGATCGACGGTACAAATCCGGAGATTTGGTTTTCTGCGCTCGTGGAGATCGGGCCGGATGATGGTCAGCTCGGTAGAGGTATTGGTGTTGAATTGAGGAATGCAGGAAGCCAGGTTCTATTTTTAGGCAAATGGCTCAACAAGCAGCTTGGGATATGTTCGAGCTCGAACGATGATTACATCAATGTATTGAGTCGTTCAACGGATGTATGGTTCATGGTTGCACAGTTGGCGTATGACGGCACTGATACTGTGGCGACTCTATATGTAGCGAACGGTGACGAAGAAGGTTTCGCGATCGATGATCTGAGCACGTATGCGGCTTCAGGGTCGATCACGATCAGCGGTCCGATAACGATAGATGGCGCAGCACTGCACGGTTATCACGGGGGCACGACTACGAACAGCGTGGATGAGCTCAAGATCGCGGATTCTTTCGGCGATATTATTTCCAGTGCGACCGCGGGTTCGCCGAGTCCGTCGGCTGGTGAGACACTGGTTGCGACTGATGTGATTCTTAGCTGGAGCGGTCCATCGAAATATGCCGCGAGCAGTTATGATGTTTACTTCGGTACGGACCCGAATACGCAGAGTGCGACTTATGACATGACGCTGATCGGGGACGGTATTACGAACACGAGTATCGATCCTACGCCTACGGGTGAGCTTGCCAACGAGACGACGTATTACTGGCAGGTTGATGCTTATGACGGCACGACGCTTTATGAGGGCAGCTTGTGGTCGTTTACGACGGTTCCGCCTACGGTATTGATCACGGACCAGCCTGAAGGTACGACGGTTGCGGCAGGGGAGAGTGTTACGCTAAGTGTTGTCGCAGAGAATGCAGAGAGCTATGCCTGGTACGTGACGGACGCGGCAGGTAACGAGACGTTGGTGACGGACGCTGCGGGGCAGGTTAGCGGCGCTACTACGGCGAGTTTGACTTTGACGGATGTTCAGCAGTCGGACGAGGGTCTGTACAAGTGCGTTGCGTCGAATACTGTGCCGAGCAGTGAGGCGTCCGCCGAGGCGCTGGTCATGACTGCACGTCTGGTCAGTGAATGGTCGTTCGAGAGCAGTCTTGCTGATTCGGTAGGCGGCTGGGACGGTGTTGTAGTCGATCCTAACACGGCGAATTCCGACGTTGCTGACGTAGCTTACGGCAGTGGTCTCGGCGGCGGTCAGGGTCTGGTGCTGAACGCTAATTCGGGCACGGCAGGTTATGATGACGCTTTCGTTGAGATCGCAGGGTCGGAGAAGTGGTTCAATTTCTATCCGAACGGCATAACGGTTTCCGCATGGGTCAAGGCAGCGGCAGACGGCAATTACCAGAATATCATGTCGAAGTACGATTCGCCCGCATATCGCGGCTGGGTCATGAACATGTCAGGCGGCGGTGCGAGCATCTTTGCGGCTCGCTCGATAGGTCCTGCTTTTGGTCCTTCCGTCGGTGATGATACATGGCATCTTGTGGTTGGTCAGTATGATCCTGTTGCCGGTGAGCAGAGAATCTACGTTGACGGTGTGCTGGAAGGATCGAGCAGCGGTACGCCGCAGCCTGAGCTTCCGCTGGTACCGGTTCATATAGGCGCTGAAGCTTTTGATGCGGCTACCGGAGAGGTTAACATACCTTTCAAGGGTACGATCGACGAAGTGAAGATATTCAGCTCCGTTGTCGATCCGGTCACAGTTGCGTATATGTATACGGACGTTACCGGCGAGACGATCTGCTATGACGGTCAGGGTCTGGAGTATGACTTTAATGGTGACTGCGTTGTGGATCTGGCGGACTTTGCGGAGTTTGCGGGTACGTGGCTGAACTGCAGGCAGATACCAGAGTGCATTGACAGGCCATAG
- a CDS encoding IS1595 family transposase — MINKYKKRSKISEAKFRQIVKLFALDIEATKIAELTGLSRKTINTILYKIRIRIAEYCQQQSPFDVGEIEIDESYFGARRVRGVRGRGAKGKHIVFGLIKRGGKVYTQVVRNCSKSTLMPIIKQKVDKDSIVYTDGFKTYDGLVDFGYKKHYRVKHGENEFAEGHNHINGIENFWAIAKGRLNKFRGISKGTFALHLKECEFRFNHRHDDLYKLLLKILRKNPI; from the coding sequence ATGATTAACAAGTACAAAAAGCGTTCAAAAATTTCGGAGGCCAAATTCCGGCAGATCGTAAAGCTGTTCGCCCTGGATATCGAGGCCACCAAAATTGCTGAGCTGACTGGTCTTTCGAGAAAGACCATCAACACGATTCTTTACAAAATTCGAATACGGATCGCCGAATACTGTCAGCAGCAAAGTCCGTTTGACGTCGGCGAGATTGAGATCGACGAAAGCTATTTCGGAGCCCGAAGGGTGCGTGGCGTTCGAGGCCGTGGTGCTAAGGGCAAGCACATTGTCTTCGGCCTGATAAAACGCGGCGGTAAGGTCTACACGCAGGTGGTCAGAAACTGCTCTAAAAGCACGCTGATGCCCATTATAAAGCAAAAGGTTGATAAGGATTCGATCGTGTACACCGATGGTTTCAAAACCTATGACGGCCTGGTTGACTTTGGCTACAAGAAGCACTATCGCGTCAAACATGGAGAGAACGAATTTGCTGAAGGTCACAATCACATTAACGGAATTGAGAACTTCTGGGCGATTGCCAAAGGTCGGCTCAACAAGTTTCGAGGAATCAGCAAAGGTACCTTTGCTCTGCACCTGAAAGAATGTGAATTTAGATTTAACCATCGACACGATGACCTGTACAAGTTACTGTTAAAAATACTCAGAAAGAACCCAATTTAA